attatattgtgtttgatcttttctaaataatttctaatttaattaagttacatcttttttgcaaagttttcaaatttatctCATTATTTGTTGGTATAGCGTATATTGTATATACAGATAATTTTCTATAAGCATTTTATTCATATCATTAACaactaatattaatataaacagTTCTTTTACGATCACATCATTTGCCACAACTTAATAAAGTGATCAACTGTTagttgcaaacaattatttttacataaaaccAACACTTTTACTTCTCACCAATCCCAATCGACAACTTCAAATTGTGAgacaaaatcttttattttgaataatttacaAAAGTTGTGTTCAGAGGCTTTCTCTAATGCAATAACAAATCCAAAGGTTATAAACTGACGTGGATTTTTGTCTCATGCATGGTGCATTTTCTAATTATTGTTTCTCTTATACTTCCCATACATTTTTGTCTAGTGGATTTTTGTCTCAAGCGAGTAGCGATAGATTGCCCATCATTCATCATCTGGCAATTGGCATCCACAAATTCTTTCCATAATCCATAAAGAAATAACATTGCCAATAATTCTTTTTGAGTTTATGGGCATGTGAGAGAGATGGTTCTATTTTTTCTCGACAATTCTAGTGCAATCAATCACTCCTATAATCACCAAGGAAAAGgctaaataaattaattcaacacttttttttagttAGTGTTAACttgaaaggatttttttttttaataacactGAAAAATATATTAGCTATGAATAAGTTTGTTATAATAACGTTTAGTTGTGTCAAAGGTCAATAAATTCTCCACCATAAATACATGGGCTATCAAAATTAACAGTCAAAAAATTGAGTGGCACTAAGTTTAGTCGGTGCATCAGCACACTTGTTTGCCTCCTTCAAGATGTGTTGGACTACTAGTCTGTGGAATATCTTTGGTGGAAAATGTTAATGAAGGCTTTAGAGTCATtagtttagaaattatttttaaaaatgtttttataagAAAGTGATAAAGTAATTAATGttgttaacaattttttatatttttcataaaaattacattaaaaatttcataatataaattattaccAATTATCATAAGCGTTAACATCCCATTATAAATGGCCATCTACGTCTCCGAACGGAAATCCCAAAACACAAAAGAGTGTACAGTTTTGATATCAGAACTGATAATGGCCAACACAGTTTAGTTATATGCAAACTGCATGCCTACCTAATGCCTAGACTATATGGCTTGTAGGGCTAGAGGATCATGATGCAATTAATTTTGGAATATTAGTTAACTGCGGTTGTCAGTGGAGTTATTGTTTCTTGGCTCTCACGAATTTTGCACCCCAAGGCAATTGGCATTAACTTTCACATTGTTTGTtagcttttgtttttgcttttctaAGTATTGTTTGCTTATATGAATGGCAAGAGTTTTGCTatttaattaacattttctaCTTAAGCAAAAACGTTTCaaatttcttccttttattgtaattattaaattatcaaaagttaacaagtaaaaataaatccaatttgtttttgtttttctttagtgaTTGCATTATTATAATAGTATTATGAATTTTAAGAATCTTACAACTCAATTAACCCTTAATTTCTACTTACACAGAAACgtttcaaattttcttcttccGTGATAATTATtgaatcattaaaaattaataagttgtTATAAATTTAGTTTCACTTCCATCTATCACATTATTAATACCAAGCAactttcacaattattgaaataataagttgtaaagttatcctttttttttttattatgaaatagttaaaaatatatatattaatatgatgTTAATCCTCCAACTTAAACCTTTCGAATATTTCGTGTATAGAGAGGTGTGTAACATTTCATATGGTGGAGGAAAAAAACCAAGGGATTCATCCAAAAAGCAAAGAACCAAGGGTGTCTGTGTTTCCTCTTTTAATCAAAATCTCAAAAGGGATTAGCAgctgtgcattttttttttttttctatttttttttgcaaatatgtAAACACTCATTCTCTTACCAATAAAAAGAGGCATCTTGTCTCTCCGATGAGCTGccatcaaacccaaaatttttccGCTAACATCCAACAATAATATATTTCAGTCATCTTTCGCACTATTATCATGCATGAAACGACAATGATAACGTTTATGAACACTTGCATAGTTACACCAAACCTTATCTTGCTCATGTCCGAGTcaggagaaattataagatccatatggtggacaagtgatgtTGTCCactattccactaaaaaacttctacctgtttaaaattgttagttagaaattttttttaaacataaattaattattgacttagtaattttaaacaagtggaagttttttagtgaaatggtggacaagtgacgtggtccACCAGATGACTCTATAATTTCTCCCGAGGCGGTTTGGAAGTATTAAATGGAAGCCTGAATGAAATTCATTATAAGTCTGTCTTATTACATGTGTACCAtgatttcaaaaaatgaaaaactgcATATTCGTTGGAATATTTATTTGTGAGTGACGCAGCTAGCTAGATGGTGAAATTCTAGGTTAATCGaacctaatttattaaatttaattttttatatatgttatattaattattcaattcaaaTCTCAATAAGGCGATCAGACGGCAATTTCTTGCCTCTTTTATTGCAAGGGAATGCAATCATTCATTGCCATCCCACCAATTCACAAGCTAAGTGATCAGTCCTAAGTGCTCAATGATGAATAGTTAACAATACTTTCACatatatttataactttttttaacaCCACTCATGATTAACATCTTTTAAGGCTGTGGCATAAAAATTATGTCCTTAAACTTTCAAATGTAAGAAGCGCAGGTTAATATATTTGAGTTGACCCTATATctgatgaatttatttattttctaagaaattttttataaaaaatcatgtaaattaaaaatttatcaaaattaaaaggAATAAATTGGTAAATTTCAATATATGAGGGAAGTTTGAATTGACTTTTTACAAACATCAAATTTCAAAGGCTTAATCACTTCAAatttacatgcatcaattttcaaataatgttTTCGCAGTACGTCCATTGACgaattttaaatatatcaaaataaatctcatgcttaaaaatcaagtttaagGTCGAGATTGGGATAAGAGCCGCTTGAGGAGCCCAAAACCGAGCTTGGATACGACACGCAGCTCAGAGCTCGAAGCAGTGTCAAACTATGTTAAAattttgatctttctttttACAATGCCAAGATAAGCTGGTAGTAAAGCATCAAACATCAAATATTTATGGTGGCACAGGAATTACTGATCCATAGCTGTTCCTAAATAGGAACAGAGAGAGGGTCCAGAAGGCAGTGCCAAAAAGTCCACCTTTCATTCACTACACATGACTGCTGTTTCCAAAGACACCCATGAGTTCCTCTTCCCAACACACAAATTAGGTTTGCTCTCAGAAACAGCAGGGCTTTGCATGGAGCTGCCACTTGTGCATTCTTTGCTTCAAACAAAATGATACTAATTGATTCCGATGCCTGGCTCTGATTTTAGTGCGTGTCAAGTTCTCTACTTTCCAgggaaaagataaaaagaaaacctagaaCGAGTTCCACTTCCATGTTTTCCCTTAGTGATACCATTCTTTGAATGAAAGAAGCGCATACTTTTGGCCACTAAAAAAGCTTGCATGGTTATCCTTGGTGTGCCCACTGAATATGCaattttatgtcattttatCTTTGGTTTTTCGTGCTCTTCCTGTACGCTTTAATCACATACTGGTGATAATGATATAATTTGAGACCTAATCAGCTTTAGAACCAAGACGAATAACATTATTGGTATTAGTACTCAAATCTTTCCACTCAAAACTGGGGATCTAGGGTACAACCCCTTATTGTCATTGATGCTAATCAAAATTAGGATCACATTAGCCTGTTTAATTCAGGGTCAGCTGGTCAGACAACATTACATCCTAATAAATTCGCTTTGGAGAGTCAAAATTCCACAATCCACACACAAAACAATCATTATCAATTTTACAAACTACAAAATCTGGAGCAAGAAGATCAAATTTCCATGCCCAGTAACATAAGACACCATTGGCATACCCAGTACAACCTCCACCCTCAGCACCAATTCCCCAGTAATTAGTAATTACTCCTCTCCATTAAAATATTGGGGCACGGCTTCCGTCCAGTGCCTCTAGTGCACTGGACCCACCGCAATCATGACACGTGTTCCCACCGCAATCTTGACACGTGTTCAGACACATGTCATAATCGCAGCAGGTCCAATGTTGAATGACACTGAATAGAAGCCGCACCCAAAATATTGTTGCTAAATATTACCCCGATTTAGGTTCCCAATTTAAGTATATCTTGATTGACTATTACATTACTAAAGTCCTAATTCTGTCAATGTAACTGTAACAGCCAAAAACATGAAGTGCCAAAGATGGTAGGGCATTTTTCGGACATGTGTCATAATCGCAGCGGGTCTAGTGTCACAGGACACTAGACAGAAGCCGCACCCAAAATATTTTTGCTAAATATTACCCCAATTTAGTTTcccaatttaaaaatatcttgATTGACTATTACATTACTAAAGTCATAATTCTGTCAATGTAACTGTAACAGCCAAAAACATGAAGTGCCAAAGACGGCAGGGCATTCTCTAGGCTTACCTTACAACCGTCAGTGCAAAATTTTGAAGATATCAAACCAAAAGGTATCAGACATCCTATGATCAGTACAacacaacaaacaaaatagcGTCCCTAACAAAGCTTTATACttgcaaaaataaaagtaaaaaacaataCCGAACAGCAAAGCAACATCCATTCAGCTGATATAGAAATTTTATCAACCCCATCGGTGGAGGCCAGAACTACAAGCTTAATGTTCACCAAAACAAGTTGGTAaagggagaagaagagaaaaatgcaCACACACCATAACTTAACCAGAAGACACTAAATCATTACGTGGATCCAATTATATCATCAGCAAATTGACAGACTAAAGTTGAATTTTGAACCAAAACTGAGAACCTAAagcacaatttaaaaaattataactaatgAAAATTACTATAATTAATCAatgtcaaaatttccaaatttttctCGCAAGTGGATGGATGTTAGTCAGAACTCAAGAATTTGAACTAGAAGCTTGGAGTTCTAACCAACACTAGCCGGAACAAGAATAACCAAAGAATTGTCTTGTTCTACTTCTAACATATTACCTGCAAAGTTTTGATCTTCTATCTAGAAAAAAACGTTGACCTCCTTCTCACTCATTTCATATACATGATCTCTTGCATCCGTCAGAGCACTCTGTGCAATTAAATAACTTACTAAGATACATATGCAGAAGATGTACAAAGGTAACAAAAATAACAACATGCATAGTGgaacaagaataaaaagaaaaagttttaccTGTCCAAATTTTGTCAGGAAGTTATTGGCAAGGTTCAGAGATGTGACTGCCACATCTTCATTAGCTTTTAGTGCTTGAGCAATAGCAAAAGCCCCATCATCCTGAATTCAAAATCCATGTGAAATGCTGCTACATACTACTGAAGTTGACAAGAAagttaacaaaacaaaaagtccATACCCTTATTTCATTGAACCCTAAATCAAGTGAAGTTAAAGCTTCATTAACCACTTTCAAGCTGCGAGCTAGGCAAGCTGCACCCTGCGTAgagtgaaaaggaaaaattaacGTGAGAATCAGTAGCCAAAAGGTCATATTGCATTAAGAGACATTACTATCTACAGAAACTAACTTCATCTTTAAGTCCATTTGCCCGCAAGTCCAGAACAGATATGGTAGTATTATATTTCAAAGTATCTGCAATGAACTCTGCACCCTTTGCTCCTATCTGCAAGACACTTTCATGTAAATATATTGTTTAATGGTTCTTTAAAACACAATCCAACTCTATGATTACCTGGCACCAACCGAGCTTGAGGGTGTTTACATTTCCATTAAACTTAAGAACTTCAGATAAAGCCTTTGCTCCATCTGGTCCAATGGGATTATAACTAAGTTCCaactgtgagagagagagaagaagaagaagaattgtcTCATTACATCCAAAATGACTAATCTATGATAAGCTATTCCAACAGTACTCATTGAAGAATgatccaaaattaaaaattaaaaacttaaagtGATAAATAAGGTGGAGAACTTACAGTTGTAATGACAGAATTATCTTTCAAAACTTGAGCTATGTCAGTGACTCCCTTGGCATGGATGTTATTTCCCCCCTAAAAGATTAAACACTCAGAAGTCAGAATTGTTCTCAGAAAGTTATGTTCAAGACTTCtttcaaaataattgaaatgaatATCTCAAAAGAGAAGGCAAGAAAGAAGTTCTCTCTTCTCACCAGGTCTATGGTTGTTATTGATCGGTTTTGCTTCAAAGCCTCTGCAATTTTTTCAGCTCCCTGATAAATTTTCAGAGTTCAAATCTCAGTATTTGGGCTACATTATTACATAGTATTAAATTCGAAAGTTTTAAACATTGACTTTattctaaaagaaaagaaactctaatgattaaaaaaaaaatctaattaaaaaagaaactcaGCCATTGAGTTTTTGTCCATTACAGTATGAGATTCCATTAAAACTTTGTGCACTTTTTGTTTGATCACCAATGAGGGAAAAAggtatgaaaattaaaataatgaatattcTTCCATGCTTCTTACTCTTTTTGGATACTGAGtcaaaatgtattttattaaaatttttttttgatcagTTATGCACCTGGTGGGTCTTGAATCCACAACCTCACTCTCTATGCATTTACAAGGGAAGGAGGTGACATTTGAGCTACAATTTGACGAGTCAATATgtattttaatatgtattgACAAATCCTAATCTCATTATTGCTTTCCATAATCTCTTTCCCTTTCTTCAGATTATCAGAAGATAGGCAGAAAGCAAAAGCTGGTGTCACACGTACTCATTGATCGGTCTGTCCGCTGAACCCCTCACAATGAGTTGCCCCTCTCCTTCCCCTTGTGGGTTGGGCAGGCTCTAATCCTTTTGCCACCGCAAGGCTGGCTAATCACATGAAGCAGGCTCAAAGACCCCTGGCTTTTACCATCCCCTCTGAAACAACCATAATATGGCCGGTAGGAAGACAAGAAATGCTTTTGGAGTAAAGGGCAAGGGAAGGAAGGTTAGCAAAGTAGATAGCAAGTAATAGCTTCTTAGCCCCCTAATCTTTCTATTATATTGTAAATTATTAAAGCGTGCTCTAAAAGTGACAGTTGTAGCAAAGTAAAAAATTACAGTTTAATGGTGGAACCAATTTTTGGCTAGCTTAGAATATGTCTACCAAAATGAGTTTAACAAATTAACAGTATATGAGTTCATAGAGTTGCTGAATTCAAATAGttaaacactgaaaaatatCAGTACCTCATCGCCTATGTCATTCATGTAAAGGTTTAACCATAATAAGCTCTTGCTCTTCTTTACATATTCAGCAACATAAAACGCACCTCTTGCGCTAATTGAGTTGTTGCTAATATCTAGAAGTGTAGTCTTCCCTAAAGAGAGAATATGAATATCAAGATTAAGTGCAGTACATAGAAGTGCAggaaaaaatgcataaaaatctaataataaaaaatgtcacTGGATATAGTAGATAGCACACCTTTATGCATAGATAAACCTGACATCAAAGCACGTACTCCTTCATCTCCAATAGAATTTCCATGCAAATGAAGTTCCTGAACATATGTAATCAGCAATGAATTTAAGAACCAACTATTTTTGTCtacttttatattaaaataatgttcTGTCACACTTCCAAAACTGCCGAGTAAAATATGTTGCTGAAATGAACATCATCCTTTGTCTTCAAGAAAGAGCTCAGCTACATGGGAGGAATGGAACAATAATGTAGAACGCAACTGGAAGCCCCCTCTTTGATGACTTATAAGAGGCAAGGGAAAGCTGGTTCAAGTGCTCAAGCATTAATCTGGGATGTTTCACGTGATGGAAAGCTCTCTTGAGACCTTTCTTAGCTAGTATAAGTTGTGAATTGAGTCTTATTTTACACTTCATTTAGACTAGAAAGATGCtgctcaaattttaaataagttttcCTGAGTTTTATTATGTCAAGGGGAATCGGGTAATTTCCCAGAATTTTTAGAATGAACTATACTAGGGCCCGTgagtcttattttatgttttgaatctttttttctatttggtttatAAGTTCTTAATTACTTTTCTTTGGCATTAGGATTCCTGGCCTCTCTAGGGAAAAGTTATTTAAGAGTTCTAGGTGACAATAACAATATAAAGGCCTTATTGTATTTAATAACatgcattaaaatatttaatttaaataaaattccagcagattattttaagttttgaggCTGTGATTGCCTTCTCCTTCCTAAGTGTGATTGCTTAGGAAACCTATGCTACAAATTGTATTTCCAGATAATTTAACACGCAAAATCCCTTTGGAGGTCAAACACAATCTTAATGATCATCTACACAATACTGGTAGATTTCCCCCAAAGTACAACAGAAAGATAAGAAGTTGACGTAAATGAAACTGGTACCCTTAGAGATTTGTTCCCCTCAAGTCCTTTTGCCAAAGCATTAGCCCCTAGAGCGCCACCATAGTTGCCactaaagaataataaaatgtCAATAGAATTTCCAAAGAAGCAAAAGGCAAGTGCACTactcaaaaagtttttaaaaaaaaattttgataagtgacgaaaaatattactaataaaaaagcCAACCGAGTACATTCAAGATGTACTATGGGGGCACAAATCAGGAACCAAAATTACAACGATCAAGTAAAACAAGAagagaagaacaagaaaaatgagaaaaaatcaCACTCCATTCAAAGAGTGTGTACAAGAAAAATGACTTACTCTCTAACGTAGAAcattcaaaaagtttaaatttaaaaccattcaaaagaaaaatggtatAACCTAAGAAGCACAAACACGGCGACATGAgcaatttgttaaaaattataacatgaaaaCGGCCGGTACGACACCGGTATGACACAGGTAAGACATGGGTACGACAACCTAAATAAAGTGTCCGTGCTTCCTCGGGTTTAACCAGCCAAGTCACGTGTATTATTAGCATGCGAAAACAAGAATTACATCCCATTAAGAGAGAACAAGAAGAGAAGATGGGGGAAGGGGGGTAAAGAAGATGGCTGATGCAAAATTCACTCACTTGAGATGCAGATTTCGTATAGTGTTATTCTCAAGAAGTGCTCCAGCAAGACCAGTGAACCCCTACCtccattttcaaacaaaaatcacaaacagaATCAATTTTCAACTTCagttaaattttattcaacagTACAATTTTAGAACATGCCAAGGTAACTGCATACAGAATAATCAATCATATTGTTGTTAAGTTCCAGAACACGCAagcttgaatttttcttcaacaactctGCAATAGCTTTTGCACCCTGCACAGAAAAGTGAGCAACTCTTAAGTCATATTATTGCAGAAGAAGCTttcttttgtatgaacttcaaaGGAACATGATTATACACTGATCAGGGTACAGTTTTTTATGCTAGATATAAGCTAACCTCATCACCTAAGTCAGTACTGTTCAGCTGAAGCTTTAGAATACTAGCATTGTCCGCCAGGATATCACACAAGCACTGTGAACAAGGATACATCACACAAAATCTAAGCTTTGAAGGTATAAACATAATGGAAAAACAGCAAAATGAACCCATAAAAAGCTTTGACATGACCATAAGGAGAACCATGtgacaaaaatagaaaaggtgGATCAAAGAGTTCACCATATATGCCCAGCATGTCCCTCATAACTGAATTATAACACTTATAAGTTGCGGAACACAACATAGTTGAAGCATATTGGGCGAGCGCTTATGAATATGTCCCATCTAAACAACAAAATCTACCCCTTAGAACTCAACAATATCCTAAAGAAATCTCCTTTTGATTATAAGTTACTCACACGCCCAATGATCTCAAACCCAAGACTTCACTCTTCACCTTGTTCATAGATGGGGGAACATGCTTGTTAAGGTAAAGTGCATTGTCAATATGCTTAAGAAATCTATAGTACTTATTCACAATGTTATCTCAGATTTGAGTCTTGCAAGGATTATGATAAA
This genomic stretch from Quercus lobata isolate SW786 chromosome 3, ValleyOak3.0 Primary Assembly, whole genome shotgun sequence harbors:
- the LOC115982984 gene encoding NLR family CARD domain-containing protein 3 — its product is MSSSTSTISLYSHPQVIKSHSPHSLRSRFLSGSGVLLFAPAAVSFVLVGSGRKCGVRFRGLVVRVAASSMADGRGSRRAASGRRVVYRESQAEPAPSPFKQVASVVAPAGVFLAVTFVLWKLVEKLLIPKPERTASVENKSPPQGMNWSFAVGTNLLPGLKAKIDRESKQKLNEFAKELRTFGSVDMSGRNFGDEGLFFLSESLGYNQTVEEVSFAANGITAEGIKAFDGVLQSNIVLKTLDLSGNPIGDEGIKCLCDILADNASILKLQLNSTDLGDEGAKAIAELLKKNSSLRVLELNNNMIDYSGFTGLAGALLENNTIRNLHLNGNYGGALGANALAKGLEGNKSLRELHLHGNSIGDEGVRALMSGLSMHKGKTTLLDISNNSISARGAFYVAEYVKKSKSLLWLNLYMNDIGDEGAEKIAEALKQNRSITTIDLGGNNIHAKGVTDIAQVLKDNSVITTLELSYNPIGPDGAKALSEVLKFNGNVNTLKLGWCQIGAKGAEFIADTLKYNTTISVLDLRANGLKDEGAACLARSLKVVNEALTSLDLGFNEIRDDGAFAIAQALKANEDVAVTSLNLANNFLTKFGQSALTDARDHVYEMSEKEVNVFF